The following proteins are encoded in a genomic region of Triticum dicoccoides isolate Atlit2015 ecotype Zavitan chromosome 1B, WEW_v2.0, whole genome shotgun sequence:
- the LOC119350849 gene encoding extensin-like has product MRSLPILVLSLLILVLAAHVSQADDKGSSVGNGKDSHDGDGHKSNGVGPVKKPKCPKPGHGSKNHDNDGRGPPEKECDDGETTPSSPGPSPDQGNGSPSPPPSPSYSPPVTPSPPPSSETSPPTTPPPYQPSNQSPPPSSSSPPPTPSSSPPVTPPTYEPNDQSPPPPSSVPAAPPMNPTNDQPPPPTTSSSPPPTPPSSPPVMPPSYEPNDQSPPPTLNPPSIPSPPPSSPTAAPPMNPTTNQPPPPSSSSSPPPIAPTTQPPASSPPATPPTDSTDEETPTSPPSSSPPLTLSSPPPPSSSTPPAPSIATPPLSSPPATPPTYQDDDQSPPPPPSYNPPPTALSSPPPPPLSPPAIAPTTSAPPPSTSPPPMSSPPATPPID; this is encoded by the coding sequence ATGAGATCGCTGCCTATTTTAGTTCTTTCCCTCCTGATTCTTGTCCTTGCTGCCCATGTATCCCAAGCCGATGACAAGGGCTCTTCGGTTGGAAATGGGAAGGATTCCCATGACGGTGATGGTCATAAATCAAATGGTGTAGGGCCGGTGAAAAAACCAAAGTGCCCTAAGCCCGGACATGGTTCGAAAAACCATGACAATGATGGTCGAGGACCACCAGAAAAGGAGTGCGATGATGGAGAGACAACACCGTCATCACCTGGGCCTTCCCCAGACCAAGGTAATGGTTCACCATCACCACCGCCATCCCCATCCTATTCACCACCGGTGACTCCATCACCTCCACCTTCGTCAGAAACTAGTCCTCCTACTACACCTCCACCCTACCAACCTAGCAATCAATCTCCTCCGCCGTCATCCTCAAGCCCCCCACCAACACCTTCATCTAGTCCACCTGTTACACCTCCAACCTACGAACCTAATGATCAATCGCCACCGCCTCCATCTAGTGTGCCCGCGGCACCTCCAATGAACCCGACTAATGATCAGCCTCCTCCACCAACAACGTCATCTAGCCCCCCACCAACACCTCCGTCTAGTCCCCCTGTTATGCCTCCATCCTACGAACCCAACGATCAATCGCCACCACCTACATTGAATCCTCCGTCCAttccatcaccacctccatcaagcCCAACTGCGGCACCTCCTATGAACCCGACTACTAATCAGCCTCCCCCACCATCATCGTCATCTAGCCCGCCACCAATAGCTCCAACTACTCAACCACCTGCCTCTAGCCCACCTGCTACACCTCCAACAGACTCAACTGATGAGGAAACTccaacatcaccaccatcatctaGTCCACCACTAACTCTATCAAGTCCTCCACCACCGTCATCAAGTACACCACCGGCTCCATCCATTGCCACACCACCTTTGTCTAGTCCCCCCGCTACACCTCCAACGTACCAAGATGATGACCAGTCCCCTCCACCTCCACCATCATACAACCCGCCACCGACAGCTTTATCtagtcctccaccaccaccattgaGTCCGCCAGCAATAGCACCAACCACTAGCGCACCTCCTCCATCTACTTCCCCACCGCCTATGTCTAGTCCACCAGCAACACCTCCAATAGAC